In Desulfuromonas sp., the genomic stretch AACAATCACCCAGGAGATATAGATCCAGACCATAAAGATCGGCAGCGCCGCCATGGTTCCGTAAATAGCGTTGTAACGGGCGACCCCGACCTGAAAACCGACGTAACCGAGCTGGCTGAGTTGCCAGCAGGTGCCACCGAAGATGCCGCCGACTACCGCTGCCGGAATCCGCACCCGGATATTCGGCATAAACAGCATCAGGAAGGTAAAAGCGATCCACATCGCGAGATAAGGGAGTATTTTGAAGGAGAAGCTGATCAGCCCACCTACGACTTCGGCACCGAGCAGCTCCTGAACGATCGACATTGTCTCGAGGGTCGCGGTCATTGAAACAGCGGCGACCAACAGCAGCGGGCCGAAGGCGAGGACGGAAAAGTAGTCGGAAAAACGCCTGATGATCGAACGGGTCTCGCCGACATGCCAGATATGGTTGAATGATTTTTCGATGTTCGACAACAGGGCCAGAACCGTCAACAGAAGAATCACCAGGCCGACCGTACCGAGCCGGGCAACATTGGTATTGTCGATGTAATGGAAGATCTGGGTCACCACCGCTTCGGAGCCGACGGCGAGGTTTTCGATCAGGATCGGTTCGAGCCGGTTCTGAACACCGAGCCCCTTGAGGATGGCAAAAGCAAAAGCCAGCAACGGCACGATCGCCAGCATTGTCGCATAAGTCAGGGCCGAGGCCCGCATCATGCAGTTGTCTTTACCGAAACCACGCACAACGACAGCTGCAACCCGCAACAGCCAGACGCCTATTCTCTGCAATATCGGCAAAGAGTCGAGCTCCATCTCCCACAGGGTTGTGGCAAAATACCTGCGCAGATCTCCGGTTTTTTTTCGCACCCCCTCAGCCATCATTTACTCCTTGATCCCTGCTGCGGTCTTTTCCGTCGGTACTGGAAAAACCGGGCGGCCGAGGGAATCGAGACCGTCGCCAAATTCGGCCGAACGACCGACCAGAACAATCACCAGTCGATCCGGCTTGAGGTACTCACGGGCGACCCGGAGGATGTCCTCCCTGGTCAACGCCGCAATCTTGTCACGGTAGGTCTTAAGGTAGTCCTCGGGATAGTTGAAATAATCGAGTCGAACCTGCTGGGTCAGAACCTGGTGGCTGTCGGTAAAGGCAAAGACAAAAGAATTGATCCGGCTCTCCTTGGCCAGGGCCAACTCTTCGGCGCTGACCGGCCCGGTCCGGATCCTCTCGATTTCATCGAGCATCAGGCGCACGACTTCAACCGTGCTCGCACACTTGGTCTCGCTGCCGGCAATAAACGATCCTGGCAGTTTGCGGCCAATTTTGAAATAGGAATAAACCGAATAGGCGAGACCCCGATTTGAGCGGATCTCACGTAACATCCGGGAGTTGAACCCGCCGCCGCCGAGAATAAAATTCATCACCCGGATCGCGTGCAGATCGGGATTGTCCTTGCTGATCCCGAGATGTCCAAGGCGAATCGTTGTCTGCGAAACATCCTTTTCAAAGACCCTGATCCCCGGCTCGAGACCTGGCCGGATCATCGGCAAGGGTTGACCAAGATGATCTGCCGGCTGCCAGGCAACAAAAAGTTTCTCGAGCTCGGCCAGCATCGATTCACGGTCGAAATCACCGCTGATCGCCAGCCACAGATTATCAGGGGTAAAGTGGCGACGATGGAAGGTGCGCAGATCATCGCGCGTGATCGCCGAAACCGACTCAACGGTTGAGGTCCGGCCGAACGGATGATCGGCATAAATCGTCTCATTCAAAACCCGGGAGGCGATCGAACCCGGATTATCGTCACGCCGCCGGATGTTCTCGAGCATCTGTCGCCGCAACAATTCGAGACGTTTCGCATCGAAACGGGGCCGTCGCAGCACATCATCGAGAATACGCAAGCCGGCCGCGACATCCTCCTTCGGCAGGGAAAGATCGATCGTCGTCATATAGGTATCGGTTGCCACTCCGAAGTCGATGGCGAGCCCTTCAAGGTAGTCTTCAAGCTCCTTCGGACCACGCTCACCGGCGCCACCATCCTGCAGTAATCCGGCAAAGAGTTCACCGCGTCCATCGAGCTCAACCGGATCGGAAATCGAGCCGGCGCCGATCATCGCGGTCACCTCGACCAGCGGCAACTCCTGGTCTTCGAGAAGATAGACCCGGATGCCGTTGGACAAACGGGTCTGTTCAATTGCAGGGACGTCGAATTCAAGAGCCGGGAAATCAAGCTGATCGGGCCGGACCGTTTTCTGGACCGGCGCCGAACAGGCGAGAAGCGGGCCGAGCAGCAGGACAAGCAGAGAGATTCGCAACATCATATCACCCCGTCTTCCCTCGACAGGACAACCACCGTACGATTCTGTTGCCGGAAATAGTTCTGCGCCGCCTGCATGATCTCTTCGGTCGTAATCTCGGCAATCTTCTTGTCATACTCGACCAGGTAGCGCCAGTCGTCGGCTACCACCTGGAAATAGGCCAGTGACCGGGCCAGACCGCTGTTGCTCTTGAGTGAGCGGACCTGATCGGTGCGCAACCGCTTGCGGATCCGGTTGATTTCCTCGGGGCTGACCGGCTCTTCAGCCAATTTTTTCAGTTCAGCGTAAATAGCCTGTTCGACCTCGCTGATTTTGCCGGGGAAAGGCACCGCGCTGATCACAAAAAGGTTCGGATAACGTGAGCCCGGCGCGCCGTAGGTGCCGATCCGGGACGCAATCTGCTTGTCGACAACCAGAGAGCGATAGAGCCGCGAAGTCGGGCCGCCGCTGAGCAGCATGTCAATCAGATCGAATGCATAATCTTCGCGACTCGGCATGGTCGGCTTGTGGTAGGCAATCGCCATCGAGGGTTCAGCGTCAAACTCGATTTCAACCCTCTTTTCCCCCTTCTGCGGCGGCTCGACCTCAGCCACCGGCGGAACCTTGACGCCACTGTCGATATCACCGAAATACCGATCGACCATGGCAACAACCTCGGTGAAATCGACATCGCCGACGATCGTGATCACCGTATTGATCGGAGCATAATAACGCTGCAGAAAATCCCTGGTCTCCGGCAGCGTCAGGTTGGCGATATCGGAGTTCCAGCCGATGATCGGATTCCGGTAAGGGTGCACCTTGAAGGCATTGGCAATCAGGTTTTCATAGAGGAGACCGCGCGGGCTGCTCTCGTAGCGCATCCGCCGCTCTTCGAGGATAACATCGCGCTCGGTATAGAACTCTCGCAGGACCGGGTTCTTCATCCGGTCTGATTCGATCGCGGCCCAGAGTTCGAGCTTGTTGGCCGGCAGATTGATGATATAGGTCGTCTGGTCCTTGCTGGTAAAAGCGTTGTAGCCGGTGCCACCATTCTCGGAATAGATCCGTGAGAACTCATCCTTGACGACATACTTTTTATGCTCCTGCTGCAGCGCCGCCAGCTCGTCGCGCAGGCGTTGCAGCTCCGCCGGGTCGCCCTCCGGGTCGACCTTCAAAAG encodes the following:
- a CDS encoding ribonuclease BN-like protein; protein product: MMAEGVRKKTGDLRRYFATTLWEMELDSLPILQRIGVWLLRVAAVVVRGFGKDNCMMRASALTYATMLAIVPLLAFAFAILKGLGVQNRLEPILIENLAVGSEAVVTQIFHYIDNTNVARLGTVGLVILLLTVLALLSNIEKSFNHIWHVGETRSIIRRFSDYFSVLAFGPLLLVAAVSMTATLETMSIVQELLGAEVVGGLISFSFKILPYLAMWIAFTFLMLFMPNIRVRIPAAVVGGIFGGTCWQLSQLGYVGFQVGVARYNAIYGTMAALPIFMVWIYISWVIVLLAAEVTYAAQNLGPIGREIRGNRAWLHQQDFGALAVLLATVRLFSRGKKAIDRYQIADRLDLAESQVRSFIEQLTESRLLVRVEHGEGEYAYQPACAPERMQVADVLKQLRGQLPAGQDEEGMIDWQLIGGLADTLGKAESEELQGLTLDDLAKKLVD
- a CDS encoding insulinase family protein; this translates as MLRKLLLPLLLLFLLPAAVSAMKLEEKVQEHTFANGLKLLVVERHASPTFAAYITLGVGAVDETSRSRGAAHLLEHMLFKGTKTLGTTDFAAEKPLLEQIETLGNRIDLLKVDPEGDPAELQRLRDELAALQQEHKKYVVKDEFSRIYSENGGTGYNAFTSKDQTTYIINLPANKLELWAAIESDRMKNPVLREFYTERDVILEERRMRYESSPRGLLYENLIANAFKVHPYRNPIIGWNSDIANLTLPETRDFLQRYYAPINTVITIVGDVDFTEVVAMVDRYFGDIDSGVKVPPVAEVEPPQKGEKRVEIEFDAEPSMAIAYHKPTMPSREDYAFDLIDMLLSGGPTSRLYRSLVVDKQIASRIGTYGAPGSRYPNLFVISAVPFPGKISEVEQAIYAELKKLAEEPVSPEEINRIRKRLRTDQVRSLKSNSGLARSLAYFQVVADDWRYLVEYDKKIAEITTEEIMQAAQNYFRQQNRTVVVLSREDGVI
- a CDS encoding insulinase family protein, producing MMLRISLLVLLLGPLLACSAPVQKTVRPDQLDFPALEFDVPAIEQTRLSNGIRVYLLEDQELPLVEVTAMIGAGSISDPVELDGRGELFAGLLQDGGAGERGPKELEDYLEGLAIDFGVATDTYMTTIDLSLPKEDVAAGLRILDDVLRRPRFDAKRLELLRRQMLENIRRRDDNPGSIASRVLNETIYADHPFGRTSTVESVSAITRDDLRTFHRRHFTPDNLWLAISGDFDRESMLAELEKLFVAWQPADHLGQPLPMIRPGLEPGIRVFEKDVSQTTIRLGHLGISKDNPDLHAIRVMNFILGGGGFNSRMLREIRSNRGLAYSVYSYFKIGRKLPGSFIAGSETKCASTVEVVRLMLDEIERIRTGPVSAEELALAKESRINSFVFAFTDSHQVLTQQVRLDYFNYPEDYLKTYRDKIAALTREDILRVAREYLKPDRLVIVLVGRSAEFGDGLDSLGRPVFPVPTEKTAAGIKE